In Bacteroidota bacterium, one genomic interval encodes:
- a CDS encoding aldo/keto reductase yields MEKHLLSESGPEVSAAIYGFWRWEQELQDTDLLTSVVEECQQLGITSFDLNNPNGTEQVEKSFGKLIKTGAVQREDVVIAARAGWQKNKHSGKLYADLSQESIRSTVDQLLKNLGTDYVDVLLLHDFDPLFNAEETASVLTDLVLKRKIHYIGLSNFNVFQHKLLSAHLSIPVVTNHIELSVLQTDAIRDGRLDLIREQYSKPLALAPLAGGRILTGTDARTTAIRSLLAEIAERYSANVEQVAVAWLYKLQALPIIGSLDLQRIRNAASAHTITLSNEDWHLIYEFVKS; encoded by the coding sequence ATGGAAAAACATCTATTAAGCGAATCAGGGCCGGAAGTTTCAGCGGCTATATATGGCTTCTGGCGCTGGGAGCAGGAATTGCAGGATACGGATTTACTTACTTCCGTTGTGGAAGAGTGCCAGCAACTGGGAATCACTTCATTTGATCTGAATAATCCAAACGGGACAGAACAGGTGGAGAAGAGTTTTGGTAAGCTGATCAAAACCGGTGCAGTGCAGCGTGAAGATGTTGTTATTGCAGCTCGCGCGGGATGGCAGAAAAACAAACACAGCGGTAAACTATACGCCGATCTGAGTCAGGAATCGATCCGCAGCACGGTTGACCAGTTGCTCAAAAACCTGGGAACGGATTATGTAGATGTATTGTTGCTGCATGATTTTGATCCCTTGTTCAATGCTGAAGAAACGGCATCCGTACTTACCGATCTGGTATTGAAAAGAAAAATTCATTACATCGGTTTATCAAATTTCAATGTGTTTCAGCATAAACTGCTTTCTGCTCATTTGAGTATTCCGGTAGTCACAAATCATATCGAGCTGAGTGTACTTCAAACGGATGCCATACGCGATGGTCGTCTTGATCTGATCCGTGAGCAGTACAGCAAACCGCTTGCACTTGCGCCGCTGGCCGGGGGACGGATTTTAACAGGTACCGATGCGCGTACTACAGCAATCCGCTCATTGCTTGCCGAAATTGCAGAACGTTATTCGGCCAATGTAGAGCAGGTGGCTGTGGCATGGCTTTACAAGCTGCAGGCCCTGCCAATTATCGGTAGTCTTGATCTGCAACGCATTCGCAATGCGGCAAGTGCTCATACTATTACACTGAGCAATGAAGACTGGCATCTCATTTATGAATTTGTAAAATCCTGA